The window CCTTCAGCGGGCCGCGCAGCAGCGCGTTCTCCGTCATGGTCGCGCCAGCCACACTGTTGTACGCGGCCATGACGGCCCACGCGCCGGCCTCCCGCACCAGCGTCTCGAACGGCGCGAGGTAGACCTCGCGCAGCGCGCGCTCGTCGACGCGGACGTCGACGGTGAACCTGTCGGTCTCGGACTCGTTCGCGACGTAGTGCTTCACGGTCGCCGCGACGCCGCCCGCCTGGATGCCGCGTACCAGCGCTCCGCCAACCCGCGCGGTCAGCAGCGGGTCCTCGGACAGGCACTCGAAGTGCCGGCCGCCCAGCGGGCTGCGGTGCAGGTTGACGGTCGGGCCGAGCACGACGTCGACGCCCTTGGCCCTGGCCTGCGCGGCGAGCAGCCGGCCCACGGCGCCCAGCAGCGGCTCGTCCCAGGTCGCCGCGAGCGCGGACGGGCAGGGCAGGTTGGCGGACGGCTCGCGCTCGTCGCAGCGTTCGCCGCGCACGCCGGCCGGGCCGTCGGAGAGCACCATCGTCCGCAGGCCGGCCTCGGGCGATGGCCACGTCCGCCAGAACGACGCGCCGGTGAGCAGCCGGACCCGCGCCTCCAGGTCCAGCCGGGAGAGTGCCTCGGTGACCTGCTTCTCCAGCGCGCCCGCGCTGTCCGCGGCGCCCACGCCGGCCATGTCAGCGTGGGCGGCGGGCCCGTTCACGACGTCCCTGGCCACTGTCTCCTCCACCCGCGCACCGCGACGCGGTCGGCCGGCGAGAACCGCCGCCCGGCGGCGGGCCGCCGCGCGGATGTTCCGGATACCACCTTCTACACTTCAGTAGCTGGAGAGTATTCTCAGGCCCCGAACCGACATGGGACACGCCTGTCCGCACCGAACCGCCCACCCGGCAACGCAGGGCTTCGCAATGGTCGCACGACCCCGGACGGAGATGTCCGCCGGGCGGTCCGCGGCCAGCCGGGGCCTGGCGGCGGTCCGTGGCCACAGACGGAGACCGCCTACGCCTGACATCGTGCACGCCCGAGTTCCAGCCGCCGATCCGGGGGTCCGCCCGCAGTGCCTACGTCCCAGTCAGTTGGCGGCGTGCCGGTGGGCTCGGCCGTTCGCCAGCGGCCCCGGCGCCGTCGGCTGGCTCGGCACGCGCGTCCCGGCCGTCCCGGCCGACCCGGCCCCGGTGGGCGGCGCCAGAACCGACTGGAGCGTCCAGTGCCAGGCCCGCAGCGCGAGGCTCTCGGGCACGTCCACATGCTCGAAGCGCACCGTCTCGCCGGCAGCGAGGGGACGCTCGACCGTCGCGCCGCCGAGCAGGCCGATGGGCACGTGGTCGGGCTCGTCCGCGATCAGCACCGCCTCGCCGCGCACCTGGAACCCGCCGATGGCCTGCCCGATCGACTCCCCGGCCGCCAGGTCGCGTTTGGCCACCGCGGCGACGCTGGCCCGCGGGTTCGGGCCGTTGTTGAAGGCCACGAGGTCACCGCGCAGCAGTCGGTCGATCGTCAGCGGGATCTCCAGGTTGCACAGGTGGAACGGGCGCTCCAGCAGCACGTACGGCGAGTCACCGAGCCGGACCTTGTAGTAGCGGAGGAACTCGCCGAGCTCCTCGGTGAAGGTGGCCACGACGAACACGCCCGGGTTGCCGCGCTCGGGCAGCACGTAGTCGCTGAGGGGGTCCCCGCCGCGAGCGGCGGCGGCCTCGGCGAGCTGCAGGGCGCCCGTCGGCACGGTGTCGGTGCGCGGGCCCAGCAGGCCGCGGCGCGCGATGGTCGCGCCCAGCCCGTTGGCGACCAGCGCCTGCTCG of the Pseudofrankia saprophytica genome contains:
- a CDS encoding SAF domain-containing protein, producing MTMRTVLSASSVPWPAPAVPSPLPSAEVRVGVVGTGYIARGLAHMLRRSPRLRLSHVLTRRPLDNAVGPWDDRATHSVERLVAHSDVVVITTGDAVHGTEVAAAVLAAGLPVVTMDAELQVTAGSYLASLGPIVEAQGDQPGTLALLAHEARQMGVTPLVYGNIKGFLNHNPTPAEMDYWARRQGISLTQVTSFTDGTKLQIEQALVANGLGATIARRGLLGPRTDTVPTGALQLAEAAAARGGDPLSDYVLPERGNPGVFVVATFTEELGEFLRYYKVRLGDSPYVLLERPFHLCNLEIPLTIDRLLRGDLVAFNNGPNPRASVAAVAKRDLAAGESIGQAIGGFQVRGEAVLIADEPDHVPIGLLGGATVERPLAAGETVRFEHVDVPESLALRAWHWTLQSVLAPPTGAGSAGTAGTRVPSQPTAPGPLANGRAHRHAAN